The DNA window atatcaatATTCGGGATAAgtctataatatgtaataataattatactaatttgTTATAGCTACCATCAACCACAAGAAATGAAGAATAAATACCCCTAAGAAAGTATCTGCGAAAAGCCCTCATGtcctaaataattataaataattgtacttACCTAACTCAATTTAAACTCCGTGTTTAATATATtcctacacaaaatattttaaaaatgtaaatggctaataattctgaatttattataagataATTGAAGTTTCTTAAAAATCTATGAGAGGGTAGGTACCACTTACAAttgattattcattttaaattataaatggcAAGATTCTCCCTACTTAAAATGTGACCTCTGCATTGCCTATTGTCgcataattgtaatattattctaaGATTTCTCAACGTACACTATGTTACCATACAATAGTTTTCCCTCTGTCTAATAAAACAATTAGATATAAAATCCGAAAAAGTGTGCAAGTATCTTTTGCTGCGAAGGCGCGGCGGAGTCAATGGATATTTATCTAATTAACCTTAGATCCCTGCTCCATGATCCATATAATTGACAGCTGATAAATGTATTGACATACTTGGATTCGCATAGTAACACCGAATGTGGTATAATCCTTGCGAATTAACAAAGATAGTTGCTGTTGCTATAAGTTTACCTCGAAATAATTCCTCTTTCTCTGCTTTTGGCTTAAGATACCAGCATTTGTAActccttttttgtattttatcagaCTTATCAGCCAAGCTTCAGTAATAGGTACGATATTTTATCTCGACAGTCTCACATTATAAACAAGTATTGAAAACACGTTTACATCCAGACATCATTGAAAATAAAGCCGTTACTTTGTGCCCCTCACAACtctttgcaaaaaaattgtaatacccCTTTAATCTGAGCATCTGAATGAATTCAAATACTAAGGTATATTATTACCATGTTTTCAAATGTCCATCAAGATTATAATCATGGTCAGTTGCACAGtgtgaattgaaatgaaatgtattcACAGATATCTAGACAATCCCTACAGCAGCTGGGTCCAGCCATTGATGTTCGCAAATGAGACTGACTCATTGGGGAGAGTAAGTTAGGGTGCTTTGTTTACAAAAGGGGCCGGTTTGGACGTTGCCAGACTGATGTTGGCTAATCTCAAGGTTAAAACTTTGTTAAAATTCGATAATTTGCATGTTTCAATAGTCTGTCTCGCTTTTTGCCATTATTTAGTACCACTACGTATTTACTATAATGAAAGTGTAATTTCTATATTTCAGTTTATAGGACTTCAAATAAATCTTGTAATTTTATGTATCTTAGTCGAAAATACTTTAACGGATTTTatagcggtttaattttagattttggtTCGAAGTCCGAAACGTCGGAACcgaaaatcttttgtttttcactACCACGCGTAGATCCACCGTTGTGGACACGGTATGACGTCACAAGTAGGTTCGGGTAGTCGACAAGATCGAGAAATGTTCACTCACATTCCCATGAGCCAAAAAGTGCTGATGTACAGAAAAAACGAAATAAGCAATAAGTTAGTTATGACTGTTCATGAGCAAGTCCGACTGTTTCTTTGCCGTCTGTAGATGGCTGGGCATACAATCTTCTTAAAGGGCTGAATCCGCGCCTGTTCTATACAAACCTTTGTCTAAAACCATTCAAGCTGTAACTGTTCTTAATTCTTCTTAAAGGTAAATCAAGACAAAATGGAATAAATGGAGTTCAATCTGCTTTATtccaaatcatatttttatttaataaccgaGAATAATATTGTTGACTGCTAACACTTTTACAAATACTTCGGGCGTTATCaagttattttaagttgatTACTATtgtacatacaaattaaaatacttcagTTCCTGAACTTTTTGATAGCGTGTCTCATTTGAATTCCCACTATGTCGTGACGTTTAATTTGTCGTCAGATAACTGTCACTAGCTGTTCCTGGCATGCCTCATCGCCAATCCCTATCAAATAATCGTAAAAATAtctttcatgaaaatatttggtcgaaagaaaatcaaacaatttcaagtaaaaaatgcTGATCCAaacttaatatatgtataagaccaaatgacaactattaaaaaaaaaacaaatcacaaaatCGATTCACACAGTGCGAAGATCTGATAAACATAAGTTGTTTATCAGATCTTCGTACTaaaacagacaaattgagaacgTAATAACTTTTGGACCGATCAAAACAAAAGTTACGACAGTTTAAACGACACAATAATCTATCACGACATAATGGGAATACGCCTAATTTGTGGTCGACtcataatttcttaatattgttttaagttcTAAGCCTTATGTTTCGAATTGGTTTTATTATCAGCTAACCATTCGATTTCAGATTCAAAGCATCTGACTAGCGGACAACACCCTGGGTATGGTCTATCTAAGTCAGCTTCATTTATAAGACAATATTCACGCTCGGCTGGTGCCGCACCGCATCTGAAAGATAAATGAGGATTAACAAATCACggcatttatatttttctaattaaaaaaaagttttaatttgactgcagcttaatatttaataatggtaATTATTTCCGATCCTCGACTTGAAATAaagtttgataaatattttgtagtttcgGATTTCCAATCCCAGATGGCAATATTTTAGTAATGGAAGCGTGGTCCCGGAttctatagaaatattttagtaatggAAGCGTGTCAGCGCATGACGCCGTAGTATCTAATTTTAACAATACTCATTTTAGAGGTGATGTCCTCGAAATGATTATAACTTATTTTCGAACCCAATACGTTCTGAACACTTACTAAGAGaaagtgttttatatttaaatctagaTAAATTACTCTTGtcgtaaaattaacaaattttatttttaactgtatctattcacatgttttttattatttttatcaaaatacagtTGATGGTGTGAATATATGAAAAACTTTAGCAATACTCACGAAACGTAATGAACGATTTTCTTCGTGCAATGTATCAGATAACAATACCCCTTAACATTAATAGATTCGTTAAAAGGTATAACGTCGTTGATTTCCTTGATATAGCAGCCTTCTTTTCCGGctgaaatgcaatttttaactttatttagttGGAATTAAAGTTTAATCTCTCATTGTAACGTGGGTCTCTTGTAGTGATTGATTCcttgttaatgatttaaaattgaaatatacttCGCTGATTGTTATGATCCAAGCAAAATATCGGACT is part of the Trichoplusia ni isolate ovarian cell line Hi5 chromosome 7, tn1, whole genome shotgun sequence genome and encodes:
- the LOC113496085 gene encoding uncharacterized protein LOC113496085; this translates as MPPKVIVLILVVGTVYAITWSSKLDKKPEEFAGKEGCYIKEINDVIPFNESINVKGYCYLIHCTKKIVHYVSCGAAPAEREYCLINEADLDRPYPGCCPLVRCFESEIEWLADNKTNSKHKA